In a genomic window of Sutcliffiella sp. FSL R7-0096:
- a CDS encoding ABC transporter ATP-binding protein: METFKKLKEFYWPYRKNFYISLIFLLLVTVITVIYPVILQVTIDEIIEKQQFQYVPYIAIGFIGIMALKGLFTYYNQFLGDLFGIRSVYRLRNELYEKLQFLPFRYYDNAKTGDLMSRLTADVEGFRFFLSFGFAELIRFVLLVTISLSLMFYYSVALTFVTLLAMPFLAFVTYRFDKRVHPAFRGIRKSFGKLNTNVQENISGINTVKSLSREDYQINKFNNSNVDYKEKYITTSNVWAKFFPLMEFIGNACVVGLLAFGGYLVINGQLSEGALVAFFSLVWYIVWPIANLGFVINQFSQAKASGERLLEILEAEEDIQDTPDAKDVPNLKGHVTFEDVTFRYPNEDKTALENVSFEAPPGKQIGLIGATGSGKTSITQLITRFYEPQSGRILIDGEEVNKYSLYSLRNQIGFVLQESFLFSSTIKSNIAYGRPNASMEEIVRAAKMAQAHEFIMELPDGYDTMLGERGMGLSGGQKQRIAIARALILDPSILVLDDATSAVDMQTEFNIQRELKAALAGRTTFIIAHRISSLKHADEILVLEEGKVVERGTHDELVQKNGAYRRIYDIQYKDQKTVLEAQTN; encoded by the coding sequence GTGGAGACTTTTAAGAAACTTAAAGAGTTTTATTGGCCTTATCGCAAAAATTTCTATATTTCCTTGATATTTTTGCTTTTAGTAACGGTCATCACCGTCATTTATCCTGTTATTTTACAGGTGACGATTGATGAAATTATTGAAAAACAACAATTCCAATACGTACCATATATTGCAATTGGATTCATTGGAATCATGGCATTAAAGGGATTATTTACCTATTACAATCAATTCTTAGGTGACCTTTTCGGGATCCGTTCGGTGTATCGCTTACGAAACGAATTGTATGAAAAGCTGCAATTCCTACCGTTTCGTTATTATGACAATGCGAAGACAGGGGATTTGATGTCAAGACTGACAGCAGATGTAGAAGGTTTCAGGTTTTTCCTATCATTTGGATTTGCCGAACTGATACGGTTTGTCTTGTTAGTAACCATTAGTTTAAGTTTAATGTTCTATTATTCAGTGGCTTTAACCTTTGTCACATTGTTGGCTATGCCTTTTCTAGCCTTTGTCACCTATCGTTTTGATAAAAGGGTTCACCCTGCATTCCGTGGTATACGTAAATCATTCGGGAAATTGAATACGAATGTACAGGAGAATATTAGTGGCATTAACACGGTTAAATCTTTATCTCGTGAAGATTATCAAATTAACAAATTCAATAATTCCAATGTAGATTACAAGGAAAAATATATTACTACATCTAATGTCTGGGCAAAATTCTTCCCGCTAATGGAATTCATCGGTAATGCATGTGTGGTGGGTTTGCTTGCATTTGGAGGTTATTTGGTAATCAATGGCCAATTGTCTGAAGGGGCACTAGTAGCATTCTTCAGTTTAGTCTGGTATATTGTTTGGCCGATTGCGAACTTAGGATTTGTCATCAATCAGTTCTCCCAAGCAAAAGCATCCGGGGAACGATTACTGGAGATATTAGAGGCAGAAGAGGATATTCAAGACACACCAGATGCGAAGGATGTCCCAAATTTAAAAGGGCATGTAACGTTTGAGGATGTTACATTCCGTTATCCAAATGAGGATAAAACGGCCCTTGAAAATGTATCTTTTGAGGCACCTCCTGGAAAGCAGATTGGATTGATAGGTGCGACAGGTTCTGGTAAAACAAGTATCACCCAACTTATTACAAGATTTTATGAGCCACAGTCCGGCCGTATTTTAATTGATGGGGAAGAAGTCAATAAATACTCGCTGTATTCCCTCCGAAACCAAATCGGTTTTGTACTACAGGAATCTTTCTTATTTTCTTCCACTATTAAATCAAACATTGCATATGGGCGACCAAATGCTTCAATGGAAGAAATTGTTCGTGCTGCGAAAATGGCACAGGCGCATGAATTTATAATGGAACTTCCTGACGGCTACGATACGATGCTTGGTGAACGCGGAATGGGCCTTTCCGGAGGTCAGAAACAACGTATCGCCATCGCTCGTGCGTTAATCCTTGATCCAAGTATCTTAGTTTTGGATGATGCAACAAGTGCAGTAGATATGCAGACGGAGTTTAATATACAAAGAGAATTAAAGGCTGCATTGGCTGGAAGAACAACCTTTATCATCGCTCACCGTATTTCCTCTCTTAAACATGCGGATGAAATCCTCGTATTAGAAGAAGGAAAAGTCGTAGAGCGCGGAACACATGACGAGCTTGTCCAAAAGAATGGGGCATATCGTAGAATCTATGATATCCAGTACAAGGACCAAAAAACGGTTTTGGAAGCTCAGACTAACTAA
- a CDS encoding helix-turn-helix domain-containing protein, which yields MNQSEAISLISSKIKLIRTEFDYTQDKMAEILGISKKTLVQIEKGRNQAGWTVCAATCALFRESQVLASVLGADPLEVIETIAHEKIDAPKDKTLGGKVWWKEIKMLGSFRLQQNVISQHYRILDEMDFRWYSSFEKADALQKLEELSRQKRGE from the coding sequence ATGAATCAATCAGAAGCTATTTCCTTGATATCAAGTAAAATTAAGCTCATTCGTACGGAATTTGATTACACTCAAGATAAAATGGCGGAAATCTTGGGGATTTCCAAGAAAACATTGGTACAGATCGAAAAAGGAAGGAACCAAGCCGGCTGGACCGTTTGTGCAGCCACCTGTGCCCTGTTTAGGGAGAGTCAAGTACTAGCCTCTGTACTCGGTGCTGACCCATTAGAAGTCATAGAAACAATCGCGCACGAGAAAATTGATGCACCTAAGGATAAGACATTGGGCGGAAAAGTCTGGTGGAAAGAGATAAAAATGCTGGGCTCTTTCCGTCTTCAGCAAAATGTCATCAGTCAGCACTATCGAATTTTGGATGAAATGGATTTCCGGTGGTACAGCTCTTTTGAAAAAGCGGATGCGTTACAAAAGTTGGAAGAGCTATCAAGACAAAAGAGGGGAGAATGA
- a CDS encoding redoxin domain-containing protein, with the protein MKLRSPMPELTGATEWLNGQVTKVDLIGEKPTLIHFWSVSCHLCKEAMPQVNEFRDNYKDKLNVIAVHMPRSEDDLNLDSIKKTASEHDITQPIFVDSEHKLTDAFENQYVPAYYVFDAEGNLRHFQAGGSGMKMLEKRVNRVLGEMEK; encoded by the coding sequence ATGAAATTACGCTCCCCGATGCCTGAATTGACTGGCGCGACAGAATGGTTGAACGGACAGGTAACCAAAGTGGACCTGATTGGCGAGAAGCCGACACTTATTCATTTCTGGTCCGTAAGCTGCCATCTATGTAAAGAAGCGATGCCACAAGTAAATGAGTTTCGAGATAACTACAAGGACAAGTTAAACGTGATTGCAGTTCACATGCCACGCTCTGAGGACGACTTGAATCTCGATTCCATCAAGAAGACTGCAAGTGAGCATGATATCACTCAGCCGATCTTCGTTGACAGTGAACATAAATTAACAGATGCATTTGAAAATCAATATGTACCTGCTTATTATGTATTTGATGCTGAAGGTAATCTCCGCCACTTCCAGGCTGGCGGAAGTGGGATGAAAATGCTTGAAAAACGTGTAAATCGTGTATTGGGTGAAATGGAGAAATAA
- a CDS encoding ABC transporter ATP-binding protein, translated as MRKKQKIELNDNVKKRFYYSTDQAIEKPFNWQQMWRLFSYMKPYSKTLLPLAIITMLIATAVRLAIPIIIGKYLYDVAIKQKDMDMLVQLAVIVSVLYVISYVANALRIRWMNMLGQNVIYDLRKHLFTHVQGLSHRFFDQRSAGSILVRIMNDINSLQELFTNGVINLLMDFILLIGIVVILFTLSPELATAILVILPIMFFISTSLRRKIRRAWQDVRIKQSMLNSHLNESIQGVRVTQSFTQERENMGFFDRINTENFESWKNATRQNAIFRPFVEMTNAVGTAILIWFGAYLIQLSMTGGSSTLTVGIFISFAFYLGMFWEPISRLGQLYNMLLVGMASSERIFEFLDEKPIVDEKDNAVNLETIRGEIEFKNVEFSYDSKRTALNQISLKMEAGQTVALVGHTGSGKTTIANLISRFYDATGGEVKIDGYNIRDISLQSLRSQISVVLQDTFIFSGTINDNIRFGRPTATDEEVRAAAEAVGANEFIERLKNGYDTEVEERGNVLSVGERQLISFARALLADPSIIILDEATASIDTETEVKIQTALKQLLKGRTAIIIAHRLSTIREADNIIVLDHGNIMEQGNHGELMEHGGIYYHLVKAQFTMQDVS; from the coding sequence GTGCGCAAAAAACAGAAAATTGAATTGAATGACAATGTAAAAAAGAGATTCTACTATTCTACTGACCAGGCGATCGAAAAACCGTTCAACTGGCAACAGATGTGGAGACTGTTCTCTTATATGAAACCATACTCCAAGACCTTGCTGCCGCTAGCAATCATAACGATGCTAATTGCAACTGCTGTAAGGTTGGCAATACCAATCATAATCGGTAAATACCTATACGATGTTGCTATAAAACAAAAAGATATGGATATGCTTGTACAACTGGCGGTGATTGTTTCCGTTTTATATGTCATATCTTATGTGGCGAATGCATTGAGGATCCGATGGATGAACATGCTTGGACAAAATGTCATCTATGATTTAAGGAAGCACCTTTTCACACATGTACAAGGTCTGTCCCACCGCTTTTTCGATCAACGTTCGGCTGGTTCTATCCTTGTTCGTATCATGAATGATATCAACTCTTTGCAGGAATTGTTTACAAACGGTGTTATCAATCTGCTTATGGATTTTATTTTATTGATTGGTATCGTGGTCATTCTATTTACTTTAAGTCCGGAATTGGCAACAGCCATCTTGGTTATCCTTCCGATCATGTTTTTCATTTCTACAAGCTTGCGTAGAAAGATCAGAAGAGCATGGCAGGATGTTCGTATTAAGCAATCGATGCTGAACTCCCATTTAAATGAAAGTATCCAAGGTGTCCGGGTTACACAATCCTTTACGCAAGAAAGAGAGAACATGGGATTCTTTGACCGCATCAATACGGAAAACTTTGAATCCTGGAAAAATGCGACTAGACAGAATGCCATTTTCCGTCCATTTGTTGAAATGACCAATGCGGTTGGAACAGCCATTCTTATCTGGTTTGGAGCCTACCTTATCCAACTAAGTATGACGGGTGGTTCCAGTACTCTAACGGTCGGGATCTTCATTTCCTTTGCATTCTATTTAGGAATGTTCTGGGAGCCGATTTCACGATTGGGTCAACTTTACAATATGCTTCTTGTCGGGATGGCTTCTTCCGAACGTATTTTTGAATTTTTGGATGAAAAACCGATAGTTGATGAGAAGGATAATGCAGTCAATCTGGAAACAATCCGCGGAGAGATTGAATTTAAAAATGTGGAGTTTTCTTATGACAGTAAGCGCACGGCGTTGAACCAGATTTCATTGAAAATGGAAGCAGGGCAAACTGTCGCATTGGTGGGGCATACGGGTTCTGGTAAAACTACCATCGCTAACTTGATTTCACGATTCTATGATGCAACAGGCGGAGAAGTGAAAATTGATGGTTACAATATTCGCGACATTTCCCTTCAAAGCTTACGTTCACAAATCAGTGTGGTCTTACAGGATACCTTTATTTTCTCAGGGACTATCAATGATAATATCCGCTTCGGTCGCCCTACTGCCACCGACGAAGAGGTAAGGGCTGCTGCTGAAGCGGTCGGCGCAAACGAGTTTATCGAGCGCTTGAAAAATGGGTATGATACAGAAGTTGAGGAAAGGGGAAATGTCCTTTCTGTCGGAGAAAGACAATTGATTTCCTTTGCACGTGCGTTACTAGCCGATCCTAGCATCATTATTTTAGATGAAGCAACAGCTAGTATTGATACGGAAACGGAAGTGAAGATACAGACTGCACTTAAACAGCTTTTGAAAGGTCGGACGGCTATCATTATCGCTCACCGTCTATCTACTATTCGCGAGGCAGATAACATCATTGTCCTTGATCATGGGAATATCATGGAGCAGGGCAATCATGGTGAGTTGATGGAGCATGGCGGTATCTATTATCACTTAGTAAAAGCACAATTTACGATGCAGGATGTAAGCTGA
- a CDS encoding peroxiredoxin — MAERMVGKQAPRFEMDAVLPNKEFGKVSLEENMKNDKWTVLFFYPMDFTFVCPTEITAMSDRYEEFEDLDAEIIGVSTDTIHTHLAWINTDRKDNGLGELRYPLAADTNHVVSRDYGVLIEDEGIALRGLYIISPEGELQYQTVFHNNIGRDVEETLRVLQALQTGGLCPANWKPGQATL; from the coding sequence ATGGCAGAACGCATGGTAGGTAAACAAGCTCCACGTTTTGAAATGGACGCTGTATTACCAAACAAAGAATTTGGAAAAGTAAGCTTAGAAGAAAACATGAAAAACGATAAGTGGACAGTACTTTTCTTCTACCCAATGGATTTCACGTTCGTTTGCCCGACTGAAATCACTGCAATGTCTGATCGCTACGAAGAGTTCGAAGACTTAGATGCAGAAATCATTGGAGTATCTACTGATACTATCCACACGCACTTAGCTTGGATCAATACAGATCGCAAAGACAACGGTCTTGGCGAATTAAGATATCCATTAGCTGCTGACACTAATCACGTTGTATCTCGCGACTACGGAGTTCTTATTGAAGATGAAGGTATCGCGCTTCGTGGATTATACATCATCAGCCCAGAAGGCGAATTACAATACCAAACAGTATTCCACAACAACATCGGCCGTGATGTAGAAGAAACACTACGTGTACTTCAAGCATTGCAAACTGGTGGACTTTGCCCAGCGAACTGGAAGCCTGGACAAGCTACATTATAA
- a CDS encoding TrkA family potassium uptake protein, whose protein sequence is MGEESLKKKEFAVIGLGRFGGSMVKALSDEGVEVLAIDNDEEKVNQFANIASHAVVGDTTDEAVLKSIGIRNFDHVIVAIGDNIQASILTTLILKELGVKHITVKATNDYHEKVLSRIGADQVVHPERDMGRRIAHNIVSNNVLDYLELSDEHSIVEIVASRRLDGNTLIDLDIRAKYGINIVAIKRGKDIIVSPQATDAIRQGDILIVIGADTDITRFEKNVVEE, encoded by the coding sequence ATGGGGGAAGAATCGTTGAAGAAAAAAGAATTTGCCGTAATAGGCCTAGGGCGTTTTGGGGGAAGTATGGTAAAGGCATTAAGTGACGAGGGAGTAGAAGTCCTCGCGATTGATAATGATGAAGAAAAAGTGAACCAGTTCGCTAATATAGCCTCACATGCGGTGGTTGGCGATACTACGGATGAGGCTGTGCTCAAAAGTATCGGTATCCGTAATTTTGATCATGTAATCGTTGCCATTGGAGACAACATCCAAGCGAGTATTTTGACGACCCTGATTTTGAAGGAACTTGGCGTTAAACATATAACGGTCAAGGCGACCAATGACTATCATGAAAAAGTATTGAGTCGTATTGGCGCCGACCAAGTTGTCCATCCTGAAAGGGATATGGGAAGGCGTATAGCCCATAATATAGTGTCCAATAACGTTCTAGATTATCTGGAGCTATCTGATGAGCATAGTATTGTGGAGATTGTCGCTAGTCGACGTCTGGATGGTAATACGTTAATTGATCTAGACATACGCGCTAAATATGGAATCAACATTGTTGCCATTAAACGAGGGAAGGATATCATCGTTTCTCCTCAGGCGACAGATGCGATCAGGCAAGGGGATATCTTGATTGTCAT